One stretch of Caldinitratiruptor microaerophilus DNA includes these proteins:
- a CDS encoding cytochrome C assembly family protein, which yields MLAESGLLGGTGAAYAVAAAAHLAFARYREWGALARWATRAAYAVHTAALLAVVLATRRFPVYTQFEALFALTWLLALGYLLVEALGRDRASGTFLVPVLSFLVLMGLASAPPVPGMGVRVHLPPGVVLWHVSGMLGGYVFFVSAFVVALMYLLLDYQLRRKVFSPLYYRLPSLETLDLWGYRFVALGFPLMTLGLLSGALFAETLWGPHRWSLDAKVLWTVVTWAVYGGYLLLRRRHGWGGRRSAWWAVGGFVAVVLNYFVINTALTGLHRFGI from the coding sequence GTGCTGGCAGAATCCGGCCTCCTGGGCGGCACCGGTGCCGCGTACGCGGTCGCGGCCGCAGCCCACCTGGCGTTCGCGCGGTACCGGGAGTGGGGCGCGCTCGCCCGCTGGGCGACCCGGGCGGCCTACGCCGTCCACACCGCTGCCCTGCTGGCGGTCGTGCTCGCCACCCGGCGCTTTCCGGTGTACACTCAGTTCGAAGCCCTCTTCGCCCTGACCTGGCTCCTGGCGCTGGGCTACCTGCTGGTGGAGGCCCTCGGGCGCGACAGGGCTTCGGGGACCTTCCTGGTACCGGTGCTGAGCTTCCTGGTCCTCATGGGGCTGGCCAGCGCCCCGCCGGTGCCGGGGATGGGCGTCCGGGTGCACCTGCCCCCGGGCGTCGTGCTCTGGCACGTGAGCGGCATGCTGGGCGGGTACGTGTTCTTCGTCTCGGCCTTCGTGGTCGCGCTGATGTACCTGCTCCTGGACTACCAGCTCCGCCGCAAGGTGTTCTCGCCCCTCTACTACCGCCTTCCATCGCTGGAGACACTCGACCTCTGGGGCTACCGGTTCGTCGCCCTGGGGTTCCCGCTGATGACCCTCGGCCTCCTGTCCGGGGCGCTCTTCGCCGAGACCCTGTGGGGACCGCACCGCTGGTCCCTCGACGCGAAGGTCCTGTGGACCGTCGTCACCTGGGCCGTCTACGGCGGCTACCTGCTCCTCAGGCGCCGGCACGGGTGGGGCGGCCGGCGGTCGGCCTGGTGGGCGGTCGGCGGCTTCGTGGCCGTGGTGCTCAACTACTTCGTCATCAACACCGCGCTGACGGGCCTGCACCGCTTTGGCATCTGA
- the hemC gene encoding hydroxymethylbilane synthase — MSVLRTIRVATRGSRLALAQTEWVVARLREAHPGLDFQVVTLRTAGDRTQRAGIPLSRVGGKGLFTRELEEALLDGRVDLAVHSLKDLPSDLPSGLTLGCVPPREDPRDALLSPDGRGLRDLAPGTRVGTSSLRRTAQLRRLRPDLELAPVRGNVDTRLRKLATGQYGALVMAAAGLHRLGLRDRISAYLAPEECLPAAGQGALGIEVRDGDEAILALLRPLHDPVTAAAVRAERAFLARLTEELEGRGPVPGDPAAGVPGQAPPLSGTCQVPVAAHAALDGDRLHLHGLVALPDGSRVVKAAGDGPADAPEQLGRAVAETVLRTGGRQMLRQAHGLAGEEGESP, encoded by the coding sequence GTGAGCGTCCTGCGGACGATCCGGGTGGCCACGCGGGGCAGCCGCCTGGCGCTGGCGCAGACGGAATGGGTCGTGGCACGGCTCCGGGAGGCGCACCCGGGGCTCGACTTTCAGGTGGTCACCTTGCGGACGGCGGGCGATCGCACGCAGCGGGCGGGCATCCCCCTGAGCCGGGTCGGGGGCAAGGGCCTCTTCACCCGGGAGCTGGAGGAGGCCCTCCTGGATGGCCGCGTGGACCTGGCCGTCCACAGCCTCAAGGACCTGCCGTCCGACCTGCCATCCGGCCTGACGCTCGGCTGCGTGCCGCCCCGCGAGGACCCGCGGGACGCGCTGCTCAGCCCCGACGGCCGGGGCCTTCGTGACCTGGCCCCCGGCACGCGGGTGGGGACGTCGAGCCTCCGCCGCACGGCGCAGCTGCGCCGGCTGCGCCCGGACCTCGAGCTGGCACCGGTGCGGGGGAACGTGGACACCCGGCTGCGCAAGCTGGCCACCGGCCAGTACGGCGCCCTCGTCATGGCGGCGGCCGGCCTGCACCGGCTGGGCCTCAGGGACCGGATCAGCGCGTACCTGGCGCCGGAGGAGTGCCTGCCGGCAGCCGGGCAGGGAGCGCTGGGCATCGAGGTGCGCGACGGAGACGAGGCGATCCTGGCGCTCCTGCGCCCCCTTCACGACCCGGTCACCGCTGCCGCCGTCCGGGCCGAGCGGGCCTTTCTCGCCCGCCTGACCGAGGAACTGGAGGGCCGGGGGCCGGTACCCGGCGACCCGGCGGCCGGCGTGCCCGGCCAGGCCCCGCCGCTCTCCGGCACGTGCCAGGTGCCGGTGGCGGCCCACGCCGCGCTGGACGGCGACCGGCTGCACCTGCACGGACTCGTCGCCCTGCCGGACGGCAGCCGGGTGGTGAAAGCGGCCGGTGACGGGCCGGCGGACGCCCCCGAGCAGCTCGGCCGGGCCGTGGCGGAGACGGTGCTGAGGACGGGCGGCCGGCAGATGCTCCGGCAGGCCCACGGCCTGGCCGGCGAGGAGGGGGAGTCGCCGTGA
- a CDS encoding uroporphyrinogen-III synthase, whose translation MTGGAPGPLAGRRVLITRAAGEGRSLAEAIRRLGGEPWEVPVIAIAGPPDPAQVAAAAARLPEYGWVVFTSRHGVERLVAVLEAAGVGAQALRDCRLVAVGPATARALEGEGLAAVRLPESPDATGVLRLLLQEVRPGDRVLVVRPLEAAMDLATPLRAAGAEVDEVVAYRTVPALPAGALAPALRERPVHYVTFTSGSTVRALLDAAGGPGALQGVRVACIGPRTAEAAQRLGLTVHVVGPGNSVEALAEAIGADAARHAG comes from the coding sequence GTGACGGGCGGCGCACCCGGACCCCTCGCCGGGCGGCGGGTCCTCATCACCCGGGCGGCCGGGGAGGGCCGCAGCCTGGCCGAGGCGATCCGGCGGCTGGGCGGCGAGCCGTGGGAAGTGCCGGTGATCGCCATCGCCGGCCCTCCCGACCCCGCACAGGTGGCCGCCGCAGCGGCCCGCTTGCCGGAGTACGGTTGGGTGGTCTTCACGAGCCGGCACGGGGTCGAGCGGCTCGTGGCCGTACTGGAGGCAGCCGGGGTGGGCGCGCAGGCCCTGCGTGACTGCCGGCTGGTCGCCGTCGGGCCGGCGACCGCCCGGGCGCTCGAGGGGGAGGGTCTGGCGGCCGTACGCCTGCCGGAGTCACCCGATGCGACAGGCGTCCTGCGGCTGCTCCTCCAGGAGGTCCGTCCCGGCGACCGCGTCCTGGTGGTGCGGCCGCTGGAGGCGGCCATGGACCTGGCGACGCCCCTGCGGGCTGCCGGGGCGGAGGTCGACGAGGTGGTGGCGTACCGGACCGTCCCCGCCCTGCCGGCGGGAGCACTGGCCCCGGCGCTGAGGGAGCGGCCGGTACATTACGTGACGTTCACGAGCGGCTCGACGGTGCGTGCCCTGCTGGACGCCGCCGGCGGGCCGGGGGCCCTGCAGGGCGTGCGGGTGGCCTGCATCGGGCCGCGGACGGCCGAGGCGGCGCAGCGACTCGGACTCACGGTGCACGTGGTCGGGCCGGGGAACTCGGTGGAGGCGCTGGCGGAGGCGATCGGCGCCGACGCGGCGCGACATGCCGGCTGA
- the hemB gene encoding porphobilinogen synthase, whose product MAVESIRVGTGFPVQRPRRLRASETIRRLVQETRLGTDDLIYPLFVVPGTGVREEIDAMPGQYHLSVDMLLRRVEESLGLGVRACILFGIPEHKDATGSSAFDPQGPVQRAIREIKARFPEMYVITDVCLCEYTDHGHCGVVQDGRVANDPTLDLLAREALSHAEAGADMVAPSDMMDGRVAAIRKALDENGFEEIPIMAYSAKYASAYYGPFRVAAQSAPRFGDRRSYQMDPPNAREALKEVELDIAEGADIVMVKPALAYLDVLWRVKEATKVPVACYNVSGEYAMVKAAAQRGWIDERRVVLETLTGMKRAGADLILTYHALDVARWLREDA is encoded by the coding sequence GTGGCGGTGGAGAGCATCCGGGTGGGGACAGGCTTCCCGGTCCAGCGGCCGAGGCGGCTCCGGGCGAGCGAGACCATCCGGCGCCTGGTGCAGGAGACGCGCCTCGGCACGGACGACCTCATCTACCCGCTCTTCGTGGTGCCGGGCACGGGCGTGCGCGAGGAGATCGATGCGATGCCCGGCCAGTACCACCTCTCGGTGGACATGCTGCTGCGCCGGGTGGAGGAGAGCCTCGGCCTCGGAGTCCGCGCGTGCATCCTCTTCGGGATCCCCGAGCACAAGGACGCGACGGGATCGAGCGCCTTCGACCCGCAGGGCCCCGTGCAGCGGGCGATCCGGGAGATCAAGGCGCGCTTCCCGGAGATGTACGTCATCACCGACGTGTGCCTGTGCGAGTACACCGACCACGGCCACTGCGGGGTCGTACAGGACGGGCGCGTCGCCAACGACCCGACCCTGGACCTCCTCGCCCGCGAGGCGCTGAGCCACGCGGAGGCCGGCGCCGACATGGTGGCGCCCTCCGACATGATGGACGGCCGGGTGGCGGCGATCCGCAAGGCGCTCGACGAGAACGGGTTCGAGGAGATCCCCATCATGGCGTACTCGGCGAAGTACGCGTCTGCCTACTACGGGCCGTTCCGGGTGGCGGCGCAGTCGGCGCCCCGGTTCGGGGACCGGCGCTCGTACCAGATGGATCCCCCGAACGCCCGGGAGGCGCTGAAAGAGGTCGAGCTGGACATCGCCGAAGGCGCGGACATCGTCATGGTCAAGCCCGCCCTGGCGTATCTGGACGTCCTCTGGCGGGTCAAGGAGGCCACGAAGGTCCCCGTCGCCTGCTACAACGTCTCCGGCGAGTACGCCATGGTGAAGGCGGCGGCGCAGCGAGGCTGGATCGACGAGCGCCGGGTCGTCCTGGAGACGCTCACGGGCATGAAGCGCGCGGGCGCAGACCTCATCCTCACCTACCACGCGCTCGACGTGGCCCGCTGGCTGCGGGAGGATGCGTAG